The proteins below come from a single Dinghuibacter silviterrae genomic window:
- a CDS encoding organic hydroperoxide resistance protein, which translates to MKTLYQTTVSVTGGRNGHVKSEDGILELDVRIPKEMGGAGGHTNPEQLFAAGYAACFDSALNLVMQREKVVSTSVLTATVGLTSNGEGGFSLWVHLAAHLPGVDPARALELVQKAHAICPYSNATRGNIEVRLEVI; encoded by the coding sequence ATGAAAACCCTTTATCAAACCACCGTATCCGTCACGGGCGGACGGAACGGACACGTCAAAAGCGAAGACGGTATTCTGGAACTCGATGTACGGATACCCAAAGAAATGGGTGGCGCGGGCGGTCACACCAACCCGGAACAACTGTTTGCAGCCGGTTATGCCGCCTGTTTCGACAGCGCCCTCAACCTGGTGATGCAACGGGAGAAGGTGGTATCCACCTCTGTCTTGACCGCGACGGTGGGCCTTACCTCGAACGGCGAAGGCGGCTTTTCGCTTTGGGTACACCTGGCGGCCCACCTCCCCGGCGTCGACCCCGCCCGGGCGCTCGAACTGGTACAAAAGGCCCACGCCATTTGTCCCTATTCCAACGCCACCCGTGGGAACATCGAGGTCCGGTTGGAAGTCATTTAG
- a CDS encoding retropepsin-like aspartic protease: MKTFALSLLTLWITFACRAQNVSFNQGGTTATHYYEEIPYEVVGTKMFIYVTIGGVRHKFLFDTGAPTQISSSLAAETGATDLSRTPIGDGTGKRDTLRIVSVKNIQLGQVTFQDIPAIGYLPDIFPCWDAEGAVGSNMLRNSIVQILPERHVIILTDDAGRLLLKKRNGIPLNTALDQQSSPFIQLIFKGTKRVFVYLGFDTGGDDFITMPGVLLNQIFPYKVCTIADRGIGSHLYSEFGLGKPDSTYRVLIPSLTLADVEFDNTTAEVLKVGMARIGARLLSYGSVTLDFIHHKFYFDPTRDKVDMTLPFWPVSPIIQNDQLFAGVVWGKMKDLIKPGEQIVAFGDVPTERTPLCAWLVHNPLDSVAGTVVVKIKGADGVVRDVSMTKE; the protein is encoded by the coding sequence ATGAAAACTTTTGCCTTGTCGTTGCTTACGCTCTGGATAACTTTCGCGTGCCGTGCTCAAAACGTTTCGTTCAATCAGGGTGGTACTACCGCGACCCATTACTACGAGGAGATTCCCTACGAAGTCGTGGGCACCAAGATGTTTATATACGTGACCATCGGGGGGGTGCGGCACAAGTTCCTTTTTGATACAGGGGCGCCTACGCAAATCTCGTCTTCGCTGGCTGCCGAAACAGGCGCCACCGACTTAAGCCGGACCCCGATAGGAGATGGGACAGGAAAACGCGATACCCTCCGTATCGTCAGCGTAAAAAACATACAGCTCGGACAAGTCACCTTCCAGGATATTCCAGCGATAGGATACCTACCGGATATATTCCCCTGTTGGGATGCCGAAGGGGCAGTCGGCTCCAACATGCTGAGGAACTCCATCGTACAGATCCTGCCGGAGAGGCATGTCATCATTCTCACGGACGACGCCGGCAGGCTTTTGCTGAAAAAAAGGAACGGCATCCCTTTGAACACGGCTTTAGACCAACAAAGTAGCCCGTTTATCCAGTTGATATTCAAGGGTACGAAACGTGTCTTTGTATACCTGGGGTTCGATACCGGGGGGGATGATTTTATAACGATGCCCGGGGTTTTACTAAACCAGATTTTCCCATATAAAGTGTGCACCATTGCAGACCGGGGTATTGGCAGCCACCTCTATAGCGAATTCGGGCTGGGAAAGCCGGATTCGACGTACCGGGTCCTCATACCGTCGCTCACCCTTGCGGATGTGGAATTTGACAACACCACGGCGGAAGTGCTCAAGGTAGGCATGGCCCGGATAGGGGCCCGGCTGTTGTCGTACGGTTCGGTGACCCTGGACTTCATACACCACAAATTCTACTTCGACCCTACACGGGATAAAGTGGACATGACATTACCATTCTGGCCGGTAAGCCCGATCATTCAAAACGATCAACTGTTCGCCGGGGTGGTGTGGGGTAAAATGAAAGACCTGATCAAACCCGGGGAACAAATCGTCGCGTTCGGAGATGTGCCAACGGAAAGGACGCCCTTATGTGCCTGGCTGGTACACAACCCCCTGGACAGCGTCGCGGGGACCGTGGTTGTAAAAATCAAGGGCGCGGACGGGGTGGTCCGGGACGTCAGTATGACAAAGGAATAG
- a CDS encoding thioredoxin family protein produces MKRLTTLLFAAGLLAFAMPTPMPIGSTLPDTGVKMKDVSGKMVSFTDVRKANGLLVMFSCNTCPVVRGYQQRTKDICAYALAHRVGVILLNANEAQRDYSDSYSAMQAYAKDQQYQWPYVIDQDSKMANTFGASRTPECFLFDASGKLVYEGAIDNNPGNADGVTRAHLRVAMEEMLGGKEVSVKESRSVGCQIKRM; encoded by the coding sequence ATGAAACGGCTAACCACCCTCCTCTTCGCAGCGGGCCTGCTGGCCTTTGCGATGCCCACGCCGATGCCCATCGGTTCCACCCTGCCCGATACGGGTGTAAAAATGAAAGACGTCTCCGGTAAAATGGTCTCCTTCACAGACGTCAGGAAAGCAAACGGTCTATTGGTGATGTTTAGTTGCAATACCTGTCCCGTTGTCCGGGGATACCAGCAACGAACAAAAGACATTTGCGCGTATGCCCTGGCCCACCGGGTCGGGGTGATCCTGCTCAATGCCAACGAGGCCCAGCGGGACTATTCGGATTCATACTCCGCGATGCAGGCGTACGCAAAGGATCAGCAATACCAATGGCCCTACGTGATCGACCAGGATTCAAAAATGGCCAATACCTTCGGCGCCAGCCGGACCCCGGAATGTTTCCTGTTTGATGCCTCGGGCAAGCTGGTGTATGAAGGCGCCATCGACAACAACCCCGGGAATGCCGATGGCGTTACCCGCGCGCATTTGCGCGTGGCCATGGAGGAGATGCTGGGCGGTAAAGAGGTGAGTGTCAAAGAAAGCCGTTCGGTGGGTTGCCAGATAAAACGTATGTAG
- a CDS encoding TlpA disulfide reductase family protein → MKYLFAIILLGAALCAGAQQTIPRWHIADLKTFLQTTKKPVIVNLWATFCVPCVQEIPYFESTVASYGAKVDLLLLSLDIADFYPKKITAFAQAHGFHSPIAWLDETDADVIAPAIDSTWTGVIPCSVFYNPRTGYRKFYQQQLTPEAFKQAVESLLR, encoded by the coding sequence ATGAAGTACCTGTTCGCCATTATCCTTTTGGGCGCTGCCCTCTGCGCCGGCGCCCAGCAAACGATACCCCGCTGGCATATCGCGGACTTGAAAACGTTTCTTCAAACGACGAAAAAACCGGTCATCGTCAACCTTTGGGCGACCTTTTGCGTCCCCTGTGTACAGGAGATTCCCTATTTCGAATCGACCGTGGCATCCTATGGCGCTAAGGTGGACCTGTTGCTGCTGAGCCTGGACATTGCGGATTTTTATCCAAAGAAAATTACTGCTTTTGCACAGGCACACGGGTTTCATTCGCCTATCGCCTGGCTGGACGAAACGGACGCCGACGTCATCGCACCGGCGATCGACTCTACCTGGACGGGGGTGATTCCCTGCTCGGTCTTTTATAATCCCCGGACGGGGTATCGGAAGTTTTACCAGCAACAGCTGACGCCGGAGGCGTTTAAGCAGGCGGTGGAGTCGCTACTGCGGTAG